In Actinoplanes sp. NBC_00393, a single genomic region encodes these proteins:
- a CDS encoding ABC transporter ATP-binding protein produces the protein MTNTAIAVSGLRRSYGSHLVLDGIDLRVPEGSVFALLGPNGAGKTTTVQILSTLIRADAGEVSICGHDVVRDADRVRAVIGVTGQFSAVDDFLTGAENLRLMADLHHLDRATGRRRIGELLDRFGLGEAADRPAVAYSGGMRRKLDLAMGLLGDPRVIFLDEPTTGLDPRSRRDMWQIVRDLVGTGVTVLLTTQYLEEADQLADRIVLLDAGRIVAEGTPAELKRLVPGGHVELRFASEHELAAAAAVLGVAPDPGGEPLVLRVPGEGDVRSLKLLLDRLEAAAVEVDGLSVHTPDLDDVFLAVTA, from the coding sequence ATGACGAACACAGCGATCGCGGTGAGCGGGCTTCGCCGGTCGTACGGCAGCCACCTCGTTCTCGACGGAATCGACCTGCGGGTGCCCGAGGGCTCCGTCTTCGCGCTGCTCGGGCCGAACGGCGCCGGCAAGACCACGACGGTCCAGATCCTGTCCACCCTGATCCGCGCCGACGCCGGCGAGGTCAGCATCTGCGGGCACGACGTGGTCCGCGACGCCGACCGGGTCCGGGCGGTGATCGGGGTGACCGGCCAGTTCTCCGCCGTCGACGACTTCCTGACCGGCGCGGAGAACCTGCGGTTGATGGCCGACCTGCACCACCTGGACCGGGCGACGGGCCGGCGGCGGATCGGAGAGCTGCTCGACCGCTTCGGTCTGGGGGAGGCGGCGGACCGGCCGGCGGTGGCCTACTCGGGCGGCATGCGGCGCAAACTCGACCTCGCGATGGGCCTGCTCGGCGACCCGCGGGTGATCTTCCTGGACGAGCCGACCACCGGCCTCGACCCGCGCAGCCGCCGCGACATGTGGCAGATCGTGCGGGACCTGGTCGGCACCGGGGTCACGGTCCTGCTCACCACCCAGTACCTGGAGGAGGCGGACCAGCTCGCCGACCGGATCGTCCTGCTCGACGCCGGCCGGATCGTCGCCGAGGGCACCCCGGCGGAGCTGAAACGCCTCGTCCCGGGCGGGCACGTCGAGCTGCGGTTCGCGAGCGAGCACGAGCTGGCCGCGGCGGCCGCGGTGCTGGGCGTCGCACCGGATCCGGGCGGGGAGCCGCTGGTGCTGCGGGTGCCGGGTGAGGGGGACGTCCGGTCGCTGAAGCTGCTGCTCGACCGGCTGGAAGCGGCCGCCGTCGAGGTGGACGGGTTGAGTGTGCACACGCCGGACCTGGACGACGTGTTCCTGGCGGTGACGGCATGA
- a CDS encoding ABC transporter permease, whose protein sequence is MSSSYVVRDSATMLRRQLRHMSRNLSTVLLLLAVPIIFLLLFVYVLGGTLGDGLSGGGRAAYVNYVTPGILLITIAGAVQGTAIAVAMDMTTGIIARFRTMAIARVSVLTGHVLGSVLQTLLQLTVVVGVALLVGFRPRATAAEWLAAGGLLTATTFALVWLAVAMGLATKSVEAASNLPMPLLLLPLFGSGFVPADSMPAGLRWFAEHQPFTPIMETLRGLLLGTPVSASAPVALGWCAGIAIAGYGWAKWLYNRDRTR, encoded by the coding sequence ATGAGCAGCAGCTATGTGGTGCGGGACTCGGCGACCATGCTGCGCCGGCAGCTGCGGCACATGTCGCGGAATCTGTCGACGGTTCTGCTGCTGCTCGCCGTACCCATCATCTTCCTGCTCCTGTTCGTCTATGTGCTCGGCGGCACCCTCGGTGACGGCCTCAGCGGCGGCGGACGGGCCGCCTACGTCAACTACGTGACCCCCGGCATCCTGCTGATCACGATCGCCGGCGCGGTGCAGGGAACCGCGATCGCGGTGGCGATGGACATGACCACCGGGATCATCGCCCGGTTCCGGACCATGGCGATCGCGCGGGTGTCGGTGCTGACCGGGCACGTGCTCGGCAGCGTCCTGCAGACGTTGCTGCAGCTCACCGTGGTTGTCGGCGTGGCCCTGCTGGTCGGTTTCCGGCCCAGGGCGACAGCCGCCGAGTGGCTGGCGGCCGGCGGACTGCTCACCGCGACGACGTTCGCGCTGGTGTGGCTGGCCGTCGCGATGGGCCTGGCGACGAAGAGCGTGGAGGCGGCGAGCAACCTGCCGATGCCGTTGCTGCTGTTGCCGCTCTTCGGCAGCGGGTTCGTGCCGGCCGACTCGATGCCGGCCGGGCTGCGCTGGTTCGCCGAGCACCAGCCGTTCACGCCGATCATGGAGACGCTGCGCGGTCTCCTTCTGGGCACCCCGGTCAGCGCGAGCGCGCCGGTTGCGCTGGGCTGGTGCGCGGGCATCGCCATTGCGGGGTACGGGTGGGCGAAGTGGCTCTACAACCGGGACCGCACCCGCTGA